The proteins below are encoded in one region of Fimbriimonadaceae bacterium:
- a CDS encoding type IV toxin-antitoxin system AbiEi family antitoxin domain-containing protein, producing the protein MSRLYWKALDAAVVERAETASAVFTARDIAALLGIGPPLAGRSLARLRRDGKIVQVRTVDGVAYYRLNEGGAA; encoded by the coding sequence TTGAGCCGCCTCTACTGGAAAGCCCTAGACGCCGCCGTCGTCGAGCGAGCGGAAACGGCCTCGGCGGTTTTCACGGCCAGGGACATCGCCGCGCTCTTGGGGATCGGGCCCCCGCTCGCCGGCCGCTCACTCGCAAGGTTGCGGAGGGACGGGAAGATTGTCCAAGTGCGCACGGTGGACGGAGTCGCCTATTACCGGCTCAACGAAGGGGGCGCAGCGTAA
- a CDS encoding LexA family transcriptional regulator, whose protein sequence is MRKRLRLTQAEAAAIAGVTRSAYANYETGYAPVPDGLERRLLQSGSEQVRLERSEVGPPMIPVGFPLVRMPYAGDVPASGEWGDPLEAVDFIELDVRYEHPKRFVTRIVGDSCAPALLPNDLAIWHADLNPSYNKIVLAQRRADHGPTVKQLVWDAQSNRPVLKPINPSYDSPADGEGWGVIARLVAVVRRVEGLEKTWLLAEGLRPEHFY, encoded by the coding sequence GTGCGCAAGCGGCTCCGGCTGACCCAGGCGGAAGCCGCCGCCATCGCTGGCGTGACCAGGTCGGCCTATGCCAACTATGAGACGGGCTATGCGCCTGTGCCAGACGGACTGGAAAGGCGCCTGCTCCAATCGGGGTCTGAACAGGTCAGGCTCGAGCGCTCAGAGGTAGGGCCGCCAATGATCCCGGTCGGGTTTCCACTTGTCCGCATGCCGTATGCTGGCGATGTGCCAGCCTCAGGCGAGTGGGGCGACCCGCTCGAGGCTGTCGACTTCATCGAGCTAGACGTCCGCTATGAGCATCCGAAACGGTTCGTCACGAGGATTGTCGGGGACAGCTGCGCCCCGGCGCTTTTGCCCAATGACCTCGCGATTTGGCACGCCGACCTTAACCCTAGCTACAACAAGATCGTCCTCGCCCAAAGGCGCGCCGACCACGGGCCGACCGTAAAACAGCTCGTCTGGGACGCGCAGAGCAACCGTCCTGTCCTTAAGCCGATCAACCCAAGCTATGATTCACCGGCCGACGGCGAGGGATGGGGAGTCATAGCACGCCTCGTGGCTGTAGTGAGGCGGGTGGAAGGCCTGGAGAAGACATGGCTCCTAGCAGAGGGCCTGCGTCCGGAGCACTTTTATTAA